From a region of the uncultured Desulfatiglans sp. genome:
- a CDS encoding putative Phosphoenolpyruvate-protein phosphotransferase (Evidence 3 : Putative function from multiple computational evidences), with amino-acid sequence MTANQCMEGLALSSGIGMGPVFRLRHLMFEVSGRRLEPEEAALELGRLEAACREVAAALHGMEDGAARAALLAMLESPLFHGSITDRIQSGRPAADAVVQTVNDLAVIFGELPDPVLRARAGQAEEVGRHLFRRLHGLPLPLFRSGSPVVIVTDEMSAFDATRLQPGLVAGVVCERGGVTSHLAIIIKQIGIPAVSGIQDALGRFEDGEMCICDGEKGVVLAAPDENALQAARGRLAGISADRAGLAALAARRTATRDGKPIGLWGNIAGPADVQAILDAGGTGVGMFRTEFVFVGDEAPSEERQAYIYEDILSRVPGPVVMRTLEAGGDKTIPYLAGEAEENPNLGWQGLRMCLDIPDLFLTQLRAMIRASRAGELWIMFPFVSALWELRECRRLVAEADAAVRRDGVRPGDYKVGIMVEVPSAAVMAKEYLRDFDFCSIGTNDLTQFTLAADRMNPKVARWYDPFHPAVLRLIAMTAHAAERAGKPIGMAGDMASNSLAIPVLIGLGFTSLSATAPRIPEVKKTILTVDSDEARHLARSVLALEDADQVKACLRREADK; translated from the coding sequence TTGACAGCGAATCAGTGCATGGAGGGGTTGGCCCTATCGTCGGGGATCGGCATGGGGCCGGTGTTTAGGCTTCGGCATCTGATGTTCGAGGTCAGCGGCCGGAGACTTGAACCGGAAGAAGCGGCCTTGGAACTCGGTCGCCTCGAGGCGGCTTGCCGGGAGGTCGCGGCAGCGCTCCATGGGATGGAAGACGGTGCTGCAAGGGCGGCGCTCCTGGCCATGTTGGAGAGCCCGCTTTTCCACGGGAGCATCACGGATCGGATCCAATCCGGCCGACCGGCGGCGGACGCCGTTGTGCAGACCGTAAACGACCTCGCGGTCATCTTCGGCGAACTTCCGGACCCGGTCCTGCGCGCCAGGGCAGGGCAGGCCGAGGAGGTCGGGAGGCATCTTTTCCGGCGGCTTCACGGCCTTCCACTCCCCCTTTTCCGATCCGGCTCGCCGGTGGTCATCGTGACCGACGAGATGAGCGCCTTCGACGCCACCCGTCTCCAGCCGGGCCTTGTGGCGGGGGTCGTCTGCGAACGGGGCGGTGTCACAAGCCATCTGGCCATTATCATCAAGCAGATCGGGATACCGGCCGTCTCCGGAATCCAAGACGCCCTCGGGCGCTTCGAGGACGGGGAGATGTGCATCTGCGACGGCGAGAAGGGGGTGGTCTTGGCCGCTCCGGACGAAAATGCCCTCCAGGCTGCGCGGGGCCGTCTTGCCGGGATTTCTGCCGACCGGGCCGGCCTCGCGGCCCTGGCCGCCCGCCGCACCGCCACCCGCGACGGCAAACCGATCGGGCTATGGGGCAACATCGCCGGTCCAGCCGACGTCCAGGCCATTCTCGATGCAGGGGGAACCGGGGTCGGCATGTTTCGCACCGAGTTTGTCTTCGTGGGAGACGAGGCGCCCTCGGAGGAGCGGCAGGCCTACATCTACGAGGACATCCTGAGCCGCGTGCCCGGCCCCGTGGTGATGCGGACTCTCGAAGCGGGCGGCGACAAGACCATCCCCTACCTTGCCGGTGAAGCGGAGGAAAACCCCAATCTGGGGTGGCAGGGCCTGCGCATGTGCCTCGATATCCCGGACCTCTTTCTGACTCAGCTGCGGGCCATGATCAGGGCTTCGCGGGCGGGGGAGTTGTGGATCATGTTCCCCTTCGTCTCGGCGCTCTGGGAACTGCGCGAATGCCGCAGGCTGGTCGCGGAAGCCGATGCGGCGGTGCGCCGGGACGGGGTCCGGCCCGGTGACTACAAAGTCGGCATTATGGTGGAGGTGCCCTCGGCGGCCGTGATGGCGAAGGAGTACCTGCGGGATTTCGACTTCTGCTCCATCGGCACCAACGATTTGACCCAGTTCACCCTGGCGGCCGACCGGATGAACCCCAAGGTCGCGCGCTGGTACGACCCCTTCCACCCGGCGGTGCTGCGCCTCATCGCCATGACGGCGCACGCCGCGGAGCGGGCCGGGAAACCCATCGGCATGGCCGGGGATATGGCCAGCAATTCCCTGGCCATCCCCGTGCTGATTGGGCTCGGGTTCACTTCGCTCTCGGCCACGGCGCCGCGCATCCCGGAGGTGAAGAAAACGATCCTAACGGTTGACAGCGACGAGGCGAGGCACCTGGCCCGCTCCGTCCTCGCCCTGGAGGATGCCGATCAGGTGAAGGCCTGCCTGCGGCGGGAGGCCGACAAATAA
- a CDS encoding hypothetical protein (Evidence 5 : Unknown function): MTLHRAVQMHRPGSQDEGACEVRDGFSAPRLAWEVDGSDEPGEGRGNSSSHNTSPFIRQSIFFLLHGLPGQRDEWQLSWH, from the coding sequence GTGACGCTGCATCGGGCGGTGCAGATGCACCGCCCGGGCAGTCAAGATGAAGGAGCATGCGAGGTCAGGGATGGCTTCTCAGCGCCGAGGCTGGCCTGGGAAGTCGACGGGTCTGACGAACCTGGCGAGGGACGGGGCAATAGTTCGAGCCACAACACCTCGCCTTTTATTCGTCAATCGATATTTTTCTTGCTGCACGGTTTACCCGGGCAGCGTGACGAGTGGCAACTATCCTGGCACTGA
- a CDS encoding hypothetical protein (Evidence 5 : Unknown function), whose translation MREKRQTVTLLKRVAYPAKCMKSFVNLNHRNDIDKLEDRGVRKKHLAKWILSARIVATRHAARVNRAARKISIDE comes from the coding sequence GTGAGAGAGAAGCGGCAAACGGTCACATTGCTAAAACGTGTTGCCTATCCCGCAAAATGCATGAAATCTTTCGTCAATCTTAACCATAGAAACGATATCGATAAACTCGAGGATCGTGGAGTTCGAAAAAAACACCTTGCGAAATGGATCCTCAGTGCCAGGATAGTTGCCACTCGTCACGCTGCCCGGGTAAACCGTGCAGCAAGAAAAATATCGATTGACGAATAA
- a CDS encoding exported hypothetical protein (Evidence 5 : Unknown function): MQIEKRFLVHVGRLVVLLSMIPFLVLSSSPAAAGWLDDVKDELYMQEARLLEGSAFLDDPVSGGTIEVYDRHGFLLHRIDAATGENGSFSIALPLPESFTLVISKGEMLGRPFEHELTRYVHLFDPGKEYKVNAITSLLAAYLAEHPDIPYGEAKDAVRAFLSIPETIGLDEIIYSSEWYCYYFSHYAFMKEAEAVQGMEPFIEQLLRELEAGGIRCFFDPDSVGSSYFKEVMAALLKGAISKLGGEGTGWILGLLNIGGNDIDSRLGNMEKDLRGILSTLQNIITALTNLAHDLAMDTNEVETYIEGLSAQDAITLIKTHYGPEDPDSRGDTNTLKWYANCTSADSNPTTRADIERFVDNVNGAWDIESQVQKIHDAIIPDVGNTDGLLDLWTKNFLLQGPISPDDLLRYYQTLEQYFAVLLFYQFKGANIVVEALNYQSSSNGTSPVNGFGQDEVTPASSYLTGTFQPMIREQTDRFLQNVLKLVANNCGLYWEKNFLAENAQAVLARATFFITQTLGEDHYGLRLGVFGTENLIHDIKEIGAVRPIDEDTDQWVGTPGVLVDVEMPSRPYDYWGTLVNPALGTLKKGTTYSLLKGDLGPFDPGTYLAKYDTGDGAYPLLGNAVVKTYTEDYQEASNGTISYGYFLAPFRIGGKEAIMDPSAFKRNYYHNDHSGSVNWWHDENLYDTGLYLYVHGKNKYTNDSSSIDMKVEWYHPFTFEGTESTTAYLNIAGDITGSVYIHHENNWSNDAEIGYHIGIYDDTHNKIVKRIDDSFEASDNGNTQNYSKKLNDQISFTLEPGVKYYVYANIYGNGSNSSGDYEYVCKLNRLTHFSLTFVNSEFGTPMTVPKPIWLPKVGPAKILKFLHDRRK; this comes from the coding sequence ATGCAGATCGAGAAAAGATTTCTGGTTCATGTTGGTCGTTTGGTGGTCCTCCTGTCGATGATCCCTTTCCTGGTCCTGTCTTCGTCCCCCGCGGCAGCGGGCTGGCTGGACGACGTCAAGGACGAACTCTACATGCAGGAAGCGCGGCTGCTGGAAGGAAGCGCTTTTCTGGACGACCCTGTCTCCGGGGGCACGATCGAGGTGTACGACCGGCACGGATTTCTCCTCCATCGCATCGATGCCGCCACCGGTGAAAACGGCTCTTTTTCGATCGCCTTGCCCCTGCCCGAATCGTTCACGCTGGTCATCTCCAAGGGGGAAATGCTCGGCAGACCCTTCGAGCACGAACTGACCCGGTACGTCCATCTGTTCGACCCCGGGAAGGAATACAAGGTCAATGCCATCACGAGCCTGCTCGCCGCCTACCTGGCCGAACATCCAGATATACCTTATGGGGAGGCAAAGGATGCTGTGAGGGCGTTTTTGTCCATTCCCGAAACCATCGGCCTGGACGAGATCATCTACAGCAGCGAGTGGTACTGCTACTATTTTTCCCACTACGCCTTCATGAAGGAAGCGGAGGCCGTGCAGGGCATGGAACCCTTCATAGAGCAGCTCCTGCGAGAACTCGAGGCCGGCGGGATCCGGTGCTTCTTTGATCCGGATTCCGTCGGTTCGTCGTATTTCAAGGAGGTCATGGCAGCATTGCTGAAGGGTGCCATCTCGAAACTCGGCGGCGAAGGCACCGGCTGGATCCTGGGGCTGCTCAATATCGGCGGGAATGATATAGACAGCCGGCTTGGAAACATGGAAAAGGACCTCAGAGGAATTTTGAGCACCCTGCAGAATATCATCACCGCCTTGACGAACCTGGCACATGACCTCGCCATGGACACCAACGAGGTGGAGACCTATATCGAAGGGCTGAGCGCCCAGGATGCCATCACCCTGATCAAGACCCATTACGGCCCGGAGGACCCGGACAGCCGGGGGGACACGAACACGCTGAAGTGGTATGCAAACTGCACGTCCGCCGATTCCAACCCCACCACCCGGGCCGACATAGAGAGATTCGTGGACAACGTCAACGGGGCCTGGGACATCGAGTCGCAGGTACAGAAGATCCACGATGCCATCATCCCGGACGTGGGAAACACCGACGGTCTCCTCGACCTCTGGACGAAGAACTTCCTTCTCCAGGGACCGATCAGCCCCGATGACCTCCTGCGCTATTACCAGACCCTGGAGCAGTATTTCGCGGTGCTGCTGTTCTACCAGTTCAAAGGCGCCAACATCGTCGTGGAGGCCTTGAACTATCAGTCCAGTTCCAATGGCACATCCCCCGTGAACGGATTCGGGCAGGACGAGGTGACACCCGCCTCCAGCTACCTGACAGGAACCTTCCAGCCCATGATCCGGGAGCAGACCGACCGGTTCCTTCAAAACGTCCTGAAGCTGGTCGCCAACAATTGCGGGCTTTACTGGGAAAAAAATTTCCTGGCCGAGAACGCACAGGCCGTCCTGGCGAGAGCCACGTTCTTCATCACCCAGACCCTGGGCGAAGACCATTACGGTTTGAGATTGGGCGTCTTCGGAACGGAGAACCTCATCCACGACATCAAGGAAATCGGCGCTGTCCGTCCCATCGACGAGGATACCGACCAGTGGGTCGGTACGCCGGGCGTCTTGGTGGACGTGGAGATGCCAAGCAGGCCTTACGACTATTGGGGCACGTTGGTCAACCCCGCCCTCGGCACCCTCAAGAAAGGAACGACCTACAGCCTCCTCAAGGGTGACCTGGGACCCTTCGACCCCGGAACCTATCTGGCCAAGTATGACACCGGGGATGGCGCCTATCCCCTACTGGGCAACGCCGTCGTAAAAACCTACACGGAGGACTACCAGGAAGCCTCGAACGGCACGATCTCATACGGGTACTTCCTGGCACCGTTCCGCATCGGCGGCAAGGAAGCGATCATGGACCCTTCCGCATTCAAAAGAAACTACTACCACAATGACCATAGTGGATCGGTCAACTGGTGGCATGACGAGAACCTGTACGACACGGGTCTCTACCTGTATGTACATGGTAAGAACAAATACACGAACGACAGCTCCAGCATCGACATGAAGGTCGAATGGTACCATCCCTTTACCTTCGAAGGAACCGAGTCGACCACGGCCTACCTCAACATCGCCGGCGACATTACGGGAAGCGTCTATATCCACCATGAAAACAACTGGAGCAATGACGCTGAAATCGGGTACCACATCGGTATCTATGATGACACGCACAACAAGATCGTCAAGCGCATCGACGACAGCTTCGAGGCGTCGGATAATGGAAACACGCAGAATTACAGCAAGAAGCTGAACGATCAGATTTCCTTCACGCTGGAGCCAGGCGTGAAATACTACGTCTACGCAAACATCTATGGAAACGGGAGCAACTCCAGCGGGGATTACGAGTATGTCTGCAAATTGAACCGGCTCACCCATTTCTCGCTGACCTTTGTGAACAGCGAGTTCGGGACGCCAATGACGGTGCCCAAGCCCATCTGGTTGCCAAAGGTCGGTCCTGCGAAGATCCTCAAGTTCCTCCACGACAGGAGAAAGTAG
- a CDS encoding hypothetical protein (Evidence 5 : Unknown function): MPHRLMRLMGGANLCACLCGGRLLVSAQPLYFLSLIQK, encoded by the coding sequence ATGCCGCACCGACTCATGCGGCTGATGGGCGGCGCCAATCTGTGCGCTTGCTTGTGCGGCGGCCGCCTGCTCGTCTCTGCGCAACCGCTTTATTTCCTTAGTCTTATCCAAAAATAA
- a CDS encoding exported hypothetical protein (Evidence 5 : Unknown function), translated as MIKNSLIYRLTLLLSVLVLLPAAAQAQESKASVRLWGELAPLASGEAGSGAGAPDYDDTFDTGIGGGGEFAWRFCRWFSGVAGIGYEVFGGDTYQGISFDDLEVVPVYAGGRFHLLPGAAPWDVYLRLDLGAAYLSSVDISFRHLKGTYWDSSWVFLFGAGAGAEYRWGPWGVSFDVRARYLDSPESNLGRPSEADGFWTVPVTVGLNYHF; from the coding sequence ATGATTAAGAACAGCCTGATTTATAGACTTACGCTTTTGTTGTCGGTTCTGGTCCTGCTGCCTGCGGCAGCGCAGGCACAGGAAAGCAAGGCCTCCGTGCGACTGTGGGGAGAATTGGCTCCGCTCGCCTCAGGGGAGGCCGGCAGCGGGGCCGGAGCGCCGGATTATGATGACACCTTCGACACAGGAATCGGCGGCGGCGGGGAATTCGCCTGGCGGTTCTGCCGGTGGTTCAGCGGCGTGGCCGGGATTGGGTACGAGGTTTTCGGCGGTGACACCTACCAGGGCATATCCTTCGACGATCTCGAAGTCGTTCCAGTCTACGCCGGCGGCAGATTCCATCTGCTCCCGGGCGCGGCCCCGTGGGACGTCTACCTCCGGCTGGATCTGGGTGCCGCTTATCTGTCCTCGGTAGACATATCTTTTCGCCACCTGAAGGGGACCTACTGGGATTCCTCCTGGGTGTTCCTTTTCGGGGCCGGGGCCGGAGCCGAGTACCGCTGGGGTCCGTGGGGGGTCTCTTTTGACGTCAGGGCGCGATACCTGGATTCACCCGAGTCCAATCTAGGAAGGCCATCGGAGGCCGACGGCTTTTGGACCGTGCCCGTCACGGTGGGCCTCAACTACCATTTTTGA
- a CDS encoding hypothetical protein (Evidence 5 : Unknown function): MLPCRELILYLLALRSASPFKMDHRMIVINRDRSIPLTWKRLILAKDNSMTGGAHD, encoded by the coding sequence ATGCTTCCCTGCCGTGAATTGATTCTATATTTGCTTGCTCTTCGATCAGCAAGCCCTTTCAAGATGGATCACCGCATGATTGTCATCAACAGGGATAGGTCGATTCCGCTAACCTGGAAGAGGCTGATCCTTGCAAAAGACAACTCAATGACAGGAGGAGCACATGATTAA
- a CDS encoding hypothetical protein (Evidence 5 : Unknown function), producing MTNIKEIKRLCGGDLVVAAQANVQIDIEIGQKDHFRMETVILDSNLPLMNGLEVLTEFQSIPFQKMKPVIVPNPHRDHTDIETGRTASAPNFS from the coding sequence TTGACCAATATCAAGGAAATCAAGCGTTTGTGCGGAGGCGACCTGGTGGTCGCCGCACAAGCAAACGTGCAGATTGACATCGAGATTGGCCAAAAAGACCATTTCCGGATGGAAACTGTTATTCTGGATAGCAACTTACCTTTAATGAACGGTCTCGAGGTGCTGACAGAATTCCAGAGCATTCCTTTTCAGAAAATGAAACCGGTCATCGTACCCAACCCCCACAGAGACCATACGGATATCGAAACAGGGCGTACAGCCTCGGCGCCAAACTTTTCATGA
- a CDS encoding hypothetical protein (Evidence 5 : Unknown function) has translation MVFLANLDVNLHVCLCGDHQVASAQTLDFLDIGQTGTRREAVGLSTRRV, from the coding sequence ATGGTCTTTTTGGCCAATCTCGATGTCAATCTGCACGTTTGCTTGTGCGGCGACCACCAGGTCGCCTCCGCACAAACGCTTGATTTCCTTGATATTGGTCAAACCGGGACCCGCCGCGAAGCGGTGGGACTGAGCACCCGAAGGGTGTGA
- a CDS encoding putative threonine efflux protein (Evidence 3 : Putative function from multiple computational evidences), whose product MLYFLTLGTLLGLSAGFAPGPLLTLVITETLRHDIKSGVKVALAPILTDFPIIVLTLFFLSKLSGFHNILGLISIAGGLFISTMAYESVRTRGMALDSKRSVSNSLTKGILANALNPHPYLFWFSVGAPTMVAAMQKNIFALLAFIVSFYVFLLGSKILLAVLTGKSKSFLTGKGYIYIMRFLGVALGVLAIVLIYNGLKLMQVIRA is encoded by the coding sequence ATGCTTTATTTTCTAACACTCGGGACATTATTGGGTTTATCAGCGGGTTTTGCACCAGGTCCGCTTTTGACCCTCGTTATCACAGAAACGCTTCGACATGATATCAAATCGGGTGTCAAAGTGGCTCTTGCACCGATCCTGACCGACTTTCCAATTATTGTGTTGACGCTTTTTTTCTTATCAAAACTAAGTGGTTTTCACAATATTTTAGGCTTGATTTCTATCGCGGGCGGCTTGTTTATTTCAACCATGGCCTATGAGAGCGTTCGTACAAGGGGAATGGCTCTGGATTCAAAAAGGTCAGTGTCGAATTCATTGACCAAAGGGATTTTGGCCAACGCTTTAAATCCCCATCCGTACTTGTTCTGGTTTAGCGTCGGTGCTCCAACAATGGTCGCAGCGATGCAGAAGAACATCTTCGCACTGTTAGCCTTCATTGTCAGTTTTTATGTTTTCCTCCTGGGATCGAAAATCCTGTTGGCTGTCTTGACGGGCAAATCGAAATCTTTTTTGACCGGAAAAGGTTACATCTACATAATGCGCTTTCTTGGAGTGGCACTTGGAGTCTTGGCAATCGTTCTTATTTACAACGGGCTGAAACTGATGCAGGTCATCAGAGCCTAG
- a CDS encoding hypothetical protein (Evidence 5 : Unknown function), translating to MRWNENGFLKWDHGLRWYPLERGKIGSFHVNGSGCGDNAVTMAPNEPSRRRRHWTLTGPEGRGFYPGPKKREEGSYGIP from the coding sequence TTGAGATGGAATGAAAATGGATTCCTTAAATGGGACCACGGATTAAGGTGGTATCCACTGGAGAGGGGTAAAATCGGTTCATTTCATGTGAATGGATCTGGTTGCGGGGACAACGCGGTCACGATGGCGCCGAATGAACCGTCCAGAAGGCGAAGGCACTGGACTCTGACGGGCCCGGAGGGGCGGGGTTTCTACCCGGGGCCGAAAAAGCGAGAGGAGGGATCTTATGGCATACCTTGA
- a CDS encoding Alkylhydroperoxidase AhpD core: MAYLDLPPINELEESVRTQLEAVQKKTGEVGEVARILSIRPDIYHATTQLFKTLLVSQTELSKPIKESIAILVSNLNACTMCVGEHERIARMLGMTEKQVDDVLAGIEHMGIPENEKALMEFCVKCAGKENYKMTQKDIDILRDAGYSDSQILEATAVTAYFNYINTISNSLGAGK; the protein is encoded by the coding sequence ATGGCATACCTTGATCTGCCGCCGATCAATGAACTCGAGGAATCGGTGAGAACGCAGCTGGAGGCCGTCCAGAAGAAGACAGGGGAGGTGGGCGAGGTTGCAAGAATCCTTTCCATCCGCCCGGATATCTATCACGCGACCACCCAGTTGTTCAAGACCCTGCTGGTCAGTCAAACTGAATTGAGCAAACCCATCAAGGAGAGCATCGCGATTCTCGTCTCCAATCTCAATGCTTGTACCATGTGTGTCGGAGAGCATGAACGGATCGCCCGAATGCTGGGCATGACGGAGAAGCAGGTCGATGATGTCCTGGCCGGGATCGAACACATGGGCATCCCCGAGAACGAGAAGGCCTTGATGGAGTTCTGCGTGAAATGCGCCGGCAAGGAAAACTACAAGATGACGCAGAAAGACATCGATATTCTGAGGGATGCGGGCTACTCGGACTCCCAGATCCTGGAGGCCACGGCCGTTACGGCCTACTTCAATTACATCAACACGATATCGAACAGCCTGGGGGCCGGAAAATAG
- a CDS encoding Haloacid dehalogenase superfamily enzyme, subfamily IA: MKIKGILFDINGTLIDILTDEGLDEIYRAISHFLTYQGIYLHRDEIRSQYYRIMDDQLKASKEKHPEFDALALWREFLDRNTDPARTPRPAASEDMPRILAYLYRAISRQRLELYPDVKSVLEELEPRFPLAAVSDGQSVWAMPELRTVGIDRYFSPIVISSDKGFRKPDPRLYRAALKRIGARPKEVLFVGNDMYRDVFGAAQMGMKTVFFASNQGRRHMDGVEPDYIIYHFAELREAIRFFERR, translated from the coding sequence ATGAAGATCAAGGGCATCTTATTCGACATCAACGGGACGCTCATCGACATCCTCACGGATGAAGGCCTGGATGAAATCTACCGCGCGATCAGCCATTTCCTGACCTATCAGGGCATCTATCTCCATCGGGACGAGATCCGCAGCCAATACTACCGGATCATGGATGACCAACTGAAGGCCAGCAAAGAGAAACACCCTGAATTCGACGCCCTCGCCCTGTGGAGGGAGTTCTTGGACCGCAACACGGACCCTGCCCGAACCCCCCGCCCGGCCGCGTCCGAGGACATGCCCCGGATTCTGGCGTACCTGTACCGCGCCATTTCCCGCCAGCGTCTGGAACTCTACCCGGATGTGAAGTCCGTGCTCGAGGAACTCGAGCCGCGCTTCCCCCTGGCCGCGGTGTCGGACGGCCAGAGCGTCTGGGCCATGCCCGAACTGCGCACGGTGGGCATCGACCGCTACTTCTCACCGATTGTCATCTCGAGCGACAAGGGATTCCGAAAACCGGATCCGAGGCTCTATCGAGCCGCGCTGAAAAGGATCGGGGCGCGGCCGAAAGAAGTGCTCTTCGTGGGAAACGACATGTACCGTGACGTCTTCGGGGCCGCACAGATGGGTATGAAGACCGTGTTTTTCGCCTCCAATCAGGGGCGGCGGCATATGGACGGGGTCGAGCCGGATTACATCATTTACCACTTCGCCGAACTGAGAGAGGCGATCCGGTTTTTCGAGCGGAGGTAG
- a CDS encoding conserved hypothetical protein (Evidence 4 : Unknown function but conserved in other organisms), with amino-acid sequence MRIHYIGHLPPEDPLNEYLRFDIARRLDIQEIPSGFRVSRFAFSRDVYLYEAVENTFRVVGKFFPPGRRLPHGAASPPTETEFHNLALLHRLGLNRWPFRVARPLGYNPRIDHVLIVEHFDGQLLDEVIDRAIRHHHRDRLFQKLSGLAAFLAALHNRTAGGRTVDFREPYEYAGRLIESLVQKRGMARSEADEIYRLREGWWSRSCMWEDRRVIVHGDVTPSNFAFGPGREVMVFDLERMAWADRVFDLGRLTGELKHFFLRGTGDPAAAEPFIGHFLWEYCGHFPDQQDAFRAITRRIPFYLGITLLRIARNSWIDHAHRRILLHAAKENLRAMT; translated from the coding sequence ATGCGCATCCACTATATCGGGCACTTGCCACCAGAAGATCCGCTCAATGAATACCTGCGTTTCGACATCGCCCGCCGACTCGACATTCAAGAAATCCCTTCCGGGTTCCGTGTTTCCCGGTTCGCCTTTTCGAGAGACGTGTACTTGTACGAGGCTGTCGAGAACACCTTTCGGGTGGTGGGCAAATTCTTTCCCCCCGGCCGCCGCTTACCCCATGGGGCAGCAAGCCCTCCGACGGAAACGGAATTCCACAACCTGGCCCTCCTGCACCGGCTGGGCCTGAACCGTTGGCCATTCCGGGTGGCCCGTCCGCTGGGATACAACCCCCGGATCGATCATGTCTTGATCGTGGAGCATTTCGACGGACAGCTGCTGGACGAGGTGATCGATCGGGCAATCCGGCATCACCACCGCGACCGGCTTTTCCAGAAGCTCTCCGGACTGGCGGCGTTTCTTGCCGCCTTGCACAACCGCACCGCCGGCGGTCGGACCGTCGACTTCCGGGAGCCTTATGAATATGCAGGCCGGCTGATCGAGTCTCTGGTTCAAAAACGAGGGATGGCCCGGAGTGAGGCCGACGAGATCTACCGGTTGCGGGAGGGGTGGTGGAGCAGAAGCTGTATGTGGGAAGACCGCCGGGTGATCGTACACGGTGACGTCACGCCCTCCAACTTCGCCTTCGGCCCAGGCCGGGAGGTCATGGTCTTCGATCTGGAGCGGATGGCCTGGGCGGACCGCGTCTTCGACCTGGGCCGGCTGACCGGAGAGTTGAAACACTTTTTCCTACGGGGAACAGGGGATCCCGCGGCCGCCGAACCCTTCATCGGGCACTTCCTGTGGGAATACTGCGGCCATTTCCCGGACCAGCAGGATGCCTTTCGCGCGATCACGCGCCGCATCCCGTTCTATCTCGGCATCACCCTCCTGCGGATCGCCCGCAATTCCTGGATCGATCACGCCCACCGCCGGATCCTGCTGCATGCGGCCAAAGAAAACCTGAGGGCCATGACATGA
- a CDS encoding hypothetical protein (Evidence 5 : Unknown function) — protein sequence MPDIVDAHLYLSNRFSRVLAEWIVLETERVYDNFPKGRIQP from the coding sequence GTGCCCGATATAGTGGATGCGCATCTGTATCTATCCAACCGCTTTTCAAGGGTTCTCGCAGAGTGGATCGTCCTTGAAACGGAACGAGTTTACGACAATTTTCCGAAGGGCAGGATACAACCGTGA
- a CDS encoding hypothetical protein (Evidence 5 : Unknown function) — protein sequence MGGVIGAFAAIWYLGAMTFGYPRVMGPTWIETFGVDKGAVGLSLFFLLATVG from the coding sequence GTGGGGGGGGTGATCGGCGCTTTCGCGGCCATCTGGTACCTTGGGGCGATGACCTTCGGTTATCCCCGTGTGATGGGGCCGACCTGGATAGAGACCTTTGGCGTCGATAAGGGAGCGGTGGGTCTATCCCTGTTCTTCCTGCTGGCGACGGTCGGCTGA